Within Myceligenerans xiligouense, the genomic segment GGACACGAACGCCATGCGTTCCCGCTCCCGCTCGACGACGAGCCGCGTCGCGACCGACTGCACCCGCCCGGCGGACGTCCCCTTGCCCACCTTGCGCCAGAGCACGGGCGACACCTCGTACCCGTAGAGCCGGTCGAGGATGCGGCGCGTCTCCTGCGCGTCCACGAGGTCCTGGTCCAGCTCCCGCGTGTTCTCCAGGGCCCGCATGATCGCCTCGCGGGTGATCTCGTGGAACACCATCCGCTTGACCGGGACCTTCGGCTTCAGCTCCTGGATCAGATGCCAGGCGATGGCCTCGCCCTCGCGGTCCTCGTCCGTGGCGAGGTAGAGCTCGTCGGCCTCCTTGAGCGCCCGCTTGAGCTCGGTGACCTTCTTCTTCTTGTCCGAGTGGACCACGTAGTACGGATCGAACCCGTTGTCGACGTCGACGGCGAACTTGCCGTACGGGCCCTTCTTCATCTCCGCGGGCAGGTCGCTCGGCTGCGGGAGGTCGCGGATGTGCCCCACACTGGCCTCGACCTCGAAGTCGTCGCCGAGATAGCCCTGGATCTTCCGCGCCTTCGTGGGCGACTCGACGATCACGAGCTTGCGTGGCTGGGGCATCCGTTCCTGCTTCCTGGGGCATCGAGGTGGGCGGGTTCTGGGGCCGGGTCGCCACGTCCCCACGCGACGCCGGAAAAACTCACGGTACGCCACGAGTGGCGACCAGACACTATCGGCGAGACCAGTGTCACGCACCGCCAGGCGCGCCCACAGCCACGACACAGGCTCGCCCCAGCGATCCCCCATCGCCGCGCGAAGACTGGAGTCCATGATCGCCAGCGCGCACCGGGCCACGTCGGGCACCAGGGCCGTCCCGGCCCCCGGCAACCCGCACCTGACCCGCCCGGACGGCTCACCCCTGCGCGTCCTCGTGGTCGACGACGAGCCCAGCATCGCCGAGCTCCTCGCCGCGACCCTCCGCTACGAGGGCTGGGACGTGTCCACCGCAGGAACGGCGAGCGCCGCGACCACCGCCGTCCGCGAGGACGCCCCCGACCTGCTCGTGCTCGACGTCATGCTGCCGGACTCCGACGGCGTGTCCCTGCTCGGCCGCCTCCGTGCCGCCGGCCACGACCTTCCTGTTCTCTTCCTCACCGCGAAGGACGCCGTGGAGGACCGCATCGCCGGCCTCACCGCCGGCGGCGACGACTACGTCACCAAGCCGTTCAGCCTGGAGGAGGTCGTCGCGCGGCTGCGTGGCCTGCTGCGCCGGGCGGGAGCGTCACCGATCCGGCCCGAGTCCGCGGTGGTGGTGGGCGACCTCGTGCTGGACGAGGAGTCGCACGAGGTCACCCGCGGCGGCGCGGAGATCCGCCTCACCGCCACCGAGTTCGAGCTGCTGCGCTACCTCATGCGCAACGCCCGCAAGGTGCTGTCCAAGGCACAGATCCTCGACCACGTGTGGAGCTACGACTTCGGCGGACGCGCCAACATCGTCGAGCTGTACGTCTCCTACCTGCGACGCAAGGTCGACAAGGGGCGCGAGCCGATGATCCACACGCTGCGCGGGGTGGGGTACGTGCTCAAGCCCGCCGCCAGGAGCGACGCGGCAGGGACCGGCACGGCAGGAACCTCGTGACCCACCTGTCCCCCACCCTCCGGGCGCGGCTCGTCGCGATGCTGCTGCTCGTGCTGCTCGCGTTCACCCTCCTGGTCGGCACCGCCTCCACCCTCGCGCTCCGGTCCCAGCTCACCGCCCGCCTCGACACGGAGCTCACCCAGGCCTCCCAGCGGGCGGCCACCCCGCCACCCGCGGCGTTCCGCGCCCGGCTCGGCGAGACGCCGAACGACGACCAGGAACCCTGGGGCACCAGGGAACTACCGGCCGTCCCGTGGGTCGGCCAGAACAGCGGGACGCTCGTGATGGTGTACGACGGCGGCACGGTCTCCCGCGCCGGTTACCTCACCGGCGACGGCGCCTTCACCACCCTGACCGAAGAACAGGTCACCGCCCTCGAAAGCGTCCCCGCCGACGACCGGCCCCACCCCGTGGACGTCCCGGACCTGGGCGCCCACCGCGCGGTCGCCACCACCACCTCCGACGGCGAACCCTCCGTCATCGCCATGCCCACCAGCGACGTCACCGACACGGTGGCGCGCTACATCGCCGTCGAGACGGTGATCGGCACGGGCGGCATGGCCGTCGCGGCGGCCGTCGGAACCTGGCTCGTGCGACGCTCGCTGCGCCCCCTGGACGAGGTCGCCGTCGCCGCGGTGAACGCCTCGGACCTCGAACTCGCCCGGGGCGAGGTCGGCGTGATCCCCCGCGTCCCCGCCGCGCACACCGACGAACGGACCGAGGTGGGCAAGGTCGGCGCCGCCCTGAACCGGCTGCTGGAACACGTCGAGCGCGCCCTGACCGCGCGGCACGCCTCCGAGTCACAGGTCCGCCAGTTCGTCGCCGACGCCTCGCACGAGCTGCGCACACCCCTGGCCTCCGTACGCGGGTACGCCGAACTCGCCCGCCGCCCCGGCACCGACGTCGACCACGCGCTGACCAGGATCGAGGCCGAGTCCACCCGCATGGGCGGACTCGTGGACGACCTGCTGCTGCTCGCGCGCCTGGACGCCGGCCGACCCCTGGAGCAGGCGCCCGTGGACCTCGTGGCGCTCTCGGCGGACGCGGTCGCCGACGCCCATGCCGCCGGGCCCGACCACCTCTGGGAGCTGGACCTGGACGGCGTCCGGACGAACGGCTCCGGCTCCGGCTCGGAAGACGGTGCCGCCGGCGCCGCGGCGGACGACGACGGCCCGCCCGAGGCGGTCGTGCGCGGGGACGAGGCGCGCCTGCGGCAGGTCCTGGCGAATCTCCTGGGCAACGCCCGGATGCACACTCCGGAGGGCACCCGGGTCGTCGTCGCGGTCCGGACGGGACCGGGAGCCGGGGGAGGAGACGGACCGGGTCGGGGAGGCCCGGCCACGCACGCCGTCGTCTCGGTGTCGGACGACGGCCCGGGTATCCCCGGGGACTTGCGCGCCACGCTCTTCCAGCGCTTCACCCGTGGTGACCGGGCACGCGGTCACGCGGGCGGTTCGACGGGCCTGGGGCTGGCGATCGTCACGGCGATCGTCGCCGCCCACGAGGGCGAGGTCGCGGTGGCCGACCGGCCCGCCGGTGAGGGAACCACCATCGAGGTCACGATCCCGTTGGAGCGACCGGCACGGTAGAACGACCGCGACGCACTTCCCCGGCGCCCTGGGCGCCGAGGCGGCACGGCGCGGGTGCGCCGTGCCGCCTCGGGTGCCCTCCGTCCGCCGGGCGGCCGGTCCGGTGGAACCGTGCTCCCGGCGGACGGCGGATCATGGACCGGATCCGGCGTCAGCCCGTGTGGGTGTGGTGCGGCGCCGGACCACCCGGATCACCCGGATCACCCGGATCACGGGGCGTTGTAGCCGCCCGTGTAGGAGCCGGAGCCCGAGTACGCGTCCACGACCCAGCGGTAGTAGCCGGACGAGCCCGAGTAGGTGACGGTCTCGTCGGGCGACGACGTGATGCCCTGCGCGACGGTGCTCCAGCTGCTGCCGCTCCACCGCTGCAGGTACAGGTCGAAGTCCGCGCCGCTCGGTCCGTCGAGGCAGCCCGCGTGCGAGCCCGCGCTCGAGTAGAAGTACCCGCCGCTCGGGTGGGCGTAGGCCGAGCCGGAGGAGGCCGAGCCGGAGAACGACGACTCGTAGTCGGAGCAGTCGTCACCCGGCTCCGGGTCGCCGCCGCCACCACCGTTGGTGATCAGGGAGACTCCCGCGGCGGACAGCGCCTCACCCACCGGCTGGAAGTACGTGGTGCCACCGGAGGAGCAGTTGCCGGAGCCGCCCGACGTCATGCCCTGCGCGAGCGTGCCGGCGAGCAGCGAGCCGCCGGAGTCGCCCGGCTCGGCGCACACGTTGGTGCGGATCAGGCCGTACACGGAGCCCTGGGGATAGGTCACCGTGGAGTTCAGCGCCTGGATGCTGCCGCAGTGCCAGCCCGTCGTCGAACCGGAGCGGCACACGGACGTCCCGACGCCCGCCTGCGAGTAGCCGGAGACGTTCACCGTGCCGCCCGAGTAGTTGTTGACGGCGCCGATGAGCGCGTTGCCGGACGCGACGTCGACGTAACCGTAGTCGTTGCCCGGGAAGCTCGACACCGTGAACGTACCCGTCGGCGAGGTCGTGCTGGCGCCGACGCCGCCGCAGTGGCCCGCGGTCACGAAGCCACCGGTCGCGGCGAAGCCGACGGAGCAACGCGAGGAACCGTTGATGTAGTAGGCGTTGCCACCGACGACGTCGATCAGCGGGCGCGGCTGGGCGTTCGTGACCTCGAAGGTCACGGCGGAGGCCGGGATTCCGGCCTTCCGGATCGCCTTGGCCGCCTTGGCCTTGGCGCCCCGGTGCACGTCGACGACGAGCTGGTTGCTCTCCACGTCCACGTAGAAGGACGGGACGCCCTTGGTGTCCGCGAGGACCTCGTCCAGGTCGGCCTTCCAGCCGTCCAGCGCGTCGAGCGAGTGGTCGACGACGACGGCCTCGGCGCCGGCCTTCTCGACCTGCGCCACCTCGGACTTGTCCGTCACGGCGACGGTGAACGCCTCGGCGCCGTCGACCCAGGATCCGGCGTAGGAGTCCGCCAGGTCCTTGGCCAGCCGGTCGGCGGCGATGTTGGCGTCGGCCTGGAACTCCATGAGCTCGACGGCCTCGGCGGCCTCGAGCCCCAGGTCGCGCTCCATTGCGCGCAGGAGCCCCGGCTCGTACTTGTCGATGGCGTCGGACTCGGGTGCGGGTACCGGTGAGGCGTTTGCGACGGTGGCGGTCCAGAGACCGCCGACGAGCGTCGTGGCAGCGGTGGCTGCGACGAGCGCCCTGGTGCGTGATCGTCTCATGTCCAGCTACTCCTTGTGTGGGGTTTGCTGGGTGATTTTCACCCATAATCACACTAGAGCCTGGACAAGTCCGTGCCCAGATAGCACTCAGGTCATACAGAGACTTTATGGAAGTACCACGACCGCCCGGGCGGGACCAGGGTCCGGCCACCGTGGTGGCCGGACCCCTCGCCGTCTCCCGGTGTCCCGCCGCCCGGGGGCGGCTCCGGAGGTCACCGGCGCTGCGTCAGTAGGTCAGCAGGGAGACCCCCGCTGCCGACAGCGCCTCGCCGACCGGCTGGAAGAACGTCTGGCCGCCCCAGGAGCAGTTGCCCGAGCCGCCGGACGTCATGCCCTGGGCCGAGCTGCCCGCGAGCAGCGAACCGCCCGAGTCGCCCGGCTCGGCGCACACGTTGGTCTGGATCAGGCCGTACACGGAGCCCTGCGCGTAGTTCACCGTGGCGTTCAGCGCCTGGATCGTGCCGCAGTGCCAGCCCGTCGTCGAACCGGAACGGCACACCGTGGAGCCGACCGGGGCCACCGAGTGGCCCGTCACGGCGTACGTGTTGCCGTCGTAGCCGTTGACGCCCGGGACCAGGTTGTTGCCCGAGCCCACGGCGACGTACCCGTAGTCGTTGCCCGGGAAGCTCGAGACCCGGAACTGACCCGAGGGCTGGGACGTGGTGGCACCCGTGCCGCCGCAGTGCCCCGCGGTGACGAACCCGCCGGTCACCGAGAAGCCCACGGAGCACCGTGAGCCGCTGCCGATGTAGTACGGGTTGCCACCCACGACGTCGATGAGCGGTCGCGGCTGCGCGTCCGTGGCGTCGAAGGTCACCGCGTCGGCCGGGATCCCGGCCTTCTCGACGAGCTCGGCCGCCTCGGCCCGCGCACCGTCGTGCACGCCGATCACGATGCTGTTGGACTCGACGTCCACGGAGTACGACGGCACGCCGTCGACACCCGCGAGCGCTTCGTCCAGGTCAGCGGTCCACGCGTCCAGCGCGTCGAGCGAGTGGTCGACGACGACGGCCTCGGCACCGGCCTTCTCGACCGCCGCCACGTCCGCGGGGTCGGTCACGGCGACCGTCAGGTCCGCGGAGTCCCCGACCCACGAGCCGGCGAAGGTCTCGTCGAGCGCCTCGGTGAGGTTCTCGGAGGCCTGGGTGGCCAGCGCCTCGGCCTCGAGGAGATCGACCGCGTCGTCGGTCCCCAGGCCCAGGTCGCGCTCGAGCGCGTCGAGCATGCCCGGCGCGTACTTCGACGCCGCGTCGGGGCTCGGCCCGGGAGCGGCCGTCGCGACGCCCGCGGTCCAGGCGCCCCCGACGACCGTCAGTGCGGCGGTAGCCGCGACGAGCGCGCGTGTGTGTGTTCGTCTCATCTCAAGTGACTCCTTGGATGGGGGATGGGTTAGATTTTTCACCCGCGCTCTCACCGTAGGGCGATTCAGGACAGAAGCACAGATAGCACCCAGGTCATACACAACCGGTATGTCCGCCGGGACGTCGGTCACCACCTCGCCCGGTTTCACCCGACGGTGACAGGATGCGCACCGTTCGGGCTTCCTGTACCGCCCCGCAATCCAGGTATCCTCGCGAGTCATGGCGACACGGCGTAAGCGCTCGCGCAGCGGTCGGCCCGGCGCACGCGCCGGCAGCCCGCCCACCAGTAATGCCCTGGAATGGGCCGAACGCCTCGCGAACGGCGAGGAGCCGCCCCAGCCGAGCGCCCTGGAATGGGCCGAGAGCCTCGCGAAGGACAGCGACCCCCAGGATCCCGCGGCATCGAACCCGTGGGGGACGTCGCCCGCGGAGTCCGAGTCGTCGCCCGCCCCCTTCTCCCCGTTCGGCCCCACGGGCACGGACTCCGGCTCGCGCGGCACCGACACCCCCGACACCCCCGCACCCTTCGGCGCCGCCGCACCCGCGGACCCGGGTACCGCGACGGACGACGACGGTGCGCCCGGCTGGGGGACCGTCCCGTCCGAACCTCCGGCCCGCCGCAGCCGCCGGACGCGCGGCAGCAAGGGAACGGACACCACGAGCCCAGGAACGGCCGCGGCCGACACGCCTCAGGAGCCCTCGGCCGTCGCCGACGGGCCGGCCGCCCCCACCCGGAGCCGCCGGTCGGCGCGCACCCAGGACGAGCCCGCCGGCGGCAGGACCAAGCGCCGGTCCGCGCCGGGCAGGGCCGGGCGCAGGCCCGACGCCGACGCGGCGGGCGGCGGTCCCGAGAAGCGCTCCGGTGGCTCCGGCTCGCGGCCCCGGGGCCGCGCTGCCACCGCCGGATCGGCGAAGCCGTCCGGCAGGACCGTGCGGCGCATCCTGACCAAGGGGCTGCCGAAGTCCGCCGACCGGCCCGCCGTGCTGATCGTGGCCGCGGTCGTGGCCGTCGCGCTGGGCCTCGGCGTCGGCTGGGCCACCAGCTTCTTCGACTCCGGGGAGAACCTCGCCGCCACACCCCAGCAGTGCGCGGCGGCGCAGACCGCCTGGACCAAGGCCGCCAACGCGCAGACCGGAATCTCCGAGGACGAGCCCGCCTCCGTCCGCTCCGGCTTCATCGAGGCGCGGGACGCGATGGCCGCGGTCGACGACGTACCGCCGGGGATCGCCGACGACTGGGAGTCCGCGCACGGGTTCTACACCACCGTCGCCGACGCGCTCGAGGCGAAGAAGGCCGGGGACGCCGAAGGGATCGCCGAGGCGGCGCAGATCGCCTCCACCAAGGTCGACACGGACGACATGATCGCGACCAGCAAGCGCATCACGCGGTACGTGAACGCGAACTGCGACGCCTGATCCGCGACGCGCCCTGACGTGCCGGAGCGTCACCCGATGTTCGGATGGCGCTCCAGCCACAGGCCGTACTGAGGGCTCCGCGCCACCGCGTCGCGATGGGCACGGAACGCGGCGTCCTCGATGAGTTCCGTGTCGAGCAGGCCGCGCGCGTCGCGGCGCCAGCCGAGGTAGTGGGTGCGGCGCAGCGGCGCCCCGGTGAGCGGTACCGCGCGGACCCCGGGCGGGTCCGGCTGCCCCGGCTCGACGAGCGC encodes:
- a CDS encoding response regulator transcription factor, with translation MIASAHRATSGTRAVPAPGNPHLTRPDGSPLRVLVVDDEPSIAELLAATLRYEGWDVSTAGTASAATTAVREDAPDLLVLDVMLPDSDGVSLLGRLRAAGHDLPVLFLTAKDAVEDRIAGLTAGGDDYVTKPFSLEEVVARLRGLLRRAGASPIRPESAVVVGDLVLDEESHEVTRGGAEIRLTATEFELLRYLMRNARKVLSKAQILDHVWSYDFGGRANIVELYVSYLRRKVDKGREPMIHTLRGVGYVLKPAARSDAAGTGTAGTS
- a CDS encoding sensor histidine kinase; translation: MTHLSPTLRARLVAMLLLVLLAFTLLVGTASTLALRSQLTARLDTELTQASQRAATPPPAAFRARLGETPNDDQEPWGTRELPAVPWVGQNSGTLVMVYDGGTVSRAGYLTGDGAFTTLTEEQVTALESVPADDRPHPVDVPDLGAHRAVATTTSDGEPSVIAMPTSDVTDTVARYIAVETVIGTGGMAVAAAVGTWLVRRSLRPLDEVAVAAVNASDLELARGEVGVIPRVPAAHTDERTEVGKVGAALNRLLEHVERALTARHASESQVRQFVADASHELRTPLASVRGYAELARRPGTDVDHALTRIEAESTRMGGLVDDLLLLARLDAGRPLEQAPVDLVALSADAVADAHAAGPDHLWELDLDGVRTNGSGSGSEDGAAGAAADDDGPPEAVVRGDEARLRQVLANLLGNARMHTPEGTRVVVAVRTGPGAGGGDGPGRGGPATHAVVSVSDDGPGIPGDLRATLFQRFTRGDRARGHAGGSTGLGLAIVTAIVAAHEGEVAVADRPAGEGTTIEVTIPLERPAR
- a CDS encoding S1 family peptidase, with amino-acid sequence MRRSRTRALVAATAATTLVGGLWTATVANASPVPAPESDAIDKYEPGLLRAMERDLGLEAAEAVELMEFQADANIAADRLAKDLADSYAGSWVDGAEAFTVAVTDKSEVAQVEKAGAEAVVVDHSLDALDGWKADLDEVLADTKGVPSFYVDVESNQLVVDVHRGAKAKAAKAIRKAGIPASAVTFEVTNAQPRPLIDVVGGNAYYINGSSRCSVGFAATGGFVTAGHCGGVGASTTSPTGTFTVSSFPGNDYGYVDVASGNALIGAVNNYSGGTVNVSGYSQAGVGTSVCRSGSTTGWHCGSIQALNSTVTYPQGSVYGLIRTNVCAEPGDSGGSLLAGTLAQGMTSGGSGNCSSGGTTYFQPVGEALSAAGVSLITNGGGGGDPEPGDDCSDYESSFSGSASSGSAYAHPSGGYFYSSAGSHAGCLDGPSGADFDLYLQRWSGSSWSTVAQGITSSPDETVTYSGSSGYYRWVVDAYSGSGSYTGGYNAP
- a CDS encoding S1 family peptidase → MRRTHTRALVAATAALTVVGGAWTAGVATAAPGPSPDAASKYAPGMLDALERDLGLGTDDAVDLLEAEALATQASENLTEALDETFAGSWVGDSADLTVAVTDPADVAAVEKAGAEAVVVDHSLDALDAWTADLDEALAGVDGVPSYSVDVESNSIVIGVHDGARAEAAELVEKAGIPADAVTFDATDAQPRPLIDVVGGNPYYIGSGSRCSVGFSVTGGFVTAGHCGGTGATTSQPSGQFRVSSFPGNDYGYVAVGSGNNLVPGVNGYDGNTYAVTGHSVAPVGSTVCRSGSTTGWHCGTIQALNATVNYAQGSVYGLIQTNVCAEPGDSGGSLLAGSSAQGMTSGGSGNCSWGGQTFFQPVGEALSAAGVSLLTY